CGCTTGTGAATGTGGGCTAATTTCAATTGAGAGTTCAGTTCTTGATGTATCTCATTAATATTTTCATCGCAAAAATAATCACGGTCATATACTGCGACAATAGGTATGTTTGCATTTAAAGTCTTTGAAAGTCCCCAAGATAAAGCTTTAACTTTATCCCAAGAAGAAAATCCACCCGATTCAAATGGTGTTAGATCATTTCCAGATGCCAAATTTTCATATCCGAAATGACGAGAAAATCTTCTGATTAATTTATAGTCATTTATCCCTTCAATAAATATTACCTTCCTAGTTCTGGCAAGCTGAGTTAGCGTAATATTTTGTGCCGATCCAAGAGTTTCAAGTGCCTGCTGGACACCTTCTATATCTCTTAAGCGATGAGCGGAACGTCTCCGTTTATCAACTAATAAAATTTCACTCGGATCTGCTTCACCCATCATTTCTACTGAGTGTGTTGCTAATAATATATCAGCATCTAGACCTCGTAAAATTCCTAAAAGTTGTCTTTGAACATCTGGATGCAGATAGATTTCTGGCTCATCAATCACAATAATACTTGCTTCGCGCACTCGAAATAAATGAGTTAAAAGCTGACACCAAACCTGAAACCCAAATCCTGCCCAATAGATTTCTCGATCTATTCGATCCTCAGAGCAAAACATAGCTAACTTATCATCAACTACACCAATGCGTTCAGGAGGTTGTATTTTCATGCCAGTCCAAGTTCTAGAAACCAGATTAGCAAAATCATTCCAACCTTCTGGGAAGTATCTCCAATAGTTCCTAAAATGCCTTGAAGCTCTATGTGTATTTAAGGAAGATTTAACAGTATCTTCAGTAACTATGATTTCATTATGTTCAAGAGGACCAAGTACTGGCACAACTTGAACGTTAAGTGAAAACTCATCTTTAAACTTTGCAGGGGTAGAAACGATCGTTCCACGGGTTTCCCATGAAAGAAAACAGCCACCTTCGTTTGGGAAAAACAATATTAGTTTATTTTTATTAGTTAGGTTAAACTCAATTTTACTGTCTTCATTATTATAGTTAGTAGGAATATTCTCTAGTGAAACACTAATATTTTCCTCAGGAATTCGATGTCCCAATGCAAATGATCCAGACGGGATAGGAACTCTTTCTGCTTTTCTAGAACGAGCCTTTTTGAGAGCCACATCTAAAATGCGAAAGGCGCTTATTATTGTAGATTTGCCACAGTTATTTGGTCCGACAAGGATATTCATTCCTTGAAGATTAATTGAGTAATCCCTGAGCGCCTTAAAGTTAGAAAATTTTATAGAATTTATCTTTATATTATCCGACACAGCAACTTACCTAGCACAATATAAATCTTAATATCTTAATCTATGAGCAGCAGTTGCTACCAAGATTATAATATGACTTTTTCCCGTTTAGTATATTGCAGTGTCCTACTGAGTGCCACAATAGCCCTCAATTTTAATATTCTGCAATTGGGGCTTCAATTATGCGATCGTGACAAAAGGTGATTGTATTTCTTGTTTCTCTATCAGGTTAACTGACAGCAGTAATTAGCGAGAATTAATGCTGTCTGCGCCAAGCGATTTTCATAAAGACGTAAAATCGTAATCTGTGCGTAAGTCGTGTCATATTTTCTTCCCCAGTACCCAGTTACAGAGGATGCAGCCTGTTGATCAGACCTAAAAAATAGTCTTAACCGGTCATCTGCTTTAGGCTTGCCACACTCCCGCGTTATCATCTGAGAAAGATAAAACTGTTGTGATCATGGGGAGGTCTTTCTCACTTCAGGAATTTCAACAACTAAATCATCCCGTAAAATAGACAGGCAAGAACCCTGCCTTGTAAAAATATGGGAAAATTTTTGGGAAATTCCTCAAGACTCAGGAATCGCTACTTATCTGCTCACTCAGGACTCAGAACTCTTTATGTTAGCAGGCACAATTTTGCAGGATGGAAAATACACCCTAATTCAAGAAATAGGGCGTGGTGGCTTTGGCATTACGTTTAAAGCTACGCATCACTACTTGGATCAGGAGGTGGTGATGAAAACCATCAATGAACGGCTGCGACAACATCCTGATTTTGCCAAATTCGAGGGACAATTCCAGGATGAAGCCAGACGATTAGCTACATGTATCCACCCAAATATAGTCCGAGTTAGTGACTTTTTTGTGGAAGGTGGACTGCCGTACATGGTGATGGAATACATCCCTGGCGAAACCTTGGGAGACGCATTTATATTACCAGGGATAACTTTGCCAGAAGCAACAGCAATTCATTACATCCAGCAAATTGGGGCAGCGTTGCAGGTAGTACACAACAACGGTTTGTTACACCGAGATGTCAAACCAGATAACATTATCCTTCGTCAAGGAACCCAGGAAGTAATACTAATTGATTTTGGCATTGCCAGAGAATTTAATGGTGGTGTTAGACAGACTCATACAGGTTTGGTTTCTGAAGGTTATTCTCCCATCGAGCAGTACTTGACACAAGCGCCACGCACACCCGCCACGGATGTTTATGGTTTAGCAGCAACCTTGTATGCACTATTGACAGCCCAAGTTCCCATGCCAGCATTATTGCGCGATCGCGAGCAAATGCCTTCCCCCCGCGAATTGCAACCACACTTGAGTGCTGCTGTCAACCAGGCAGTAATGCGCGGTATGGCGGTGGAGTCTCGTTTTCGGCCAGCAACAGTTGCCGAGTGGCTGCAATTGCTACCTGGAAGTGGAATGAATCTGACACCGCAAGTCTTACCCACTTACGCAGTGCCAACTGTCAATTTATCTGCCCAGCAGGCAGCAACTATAATTGGGAAAACTGCCCAAAATTCTCTGCATAGACCATCAGCTTTGGGCAACTCAGGCATTGCCAAGGAAGCTGTACTGGCTAAAAAGCTGAGATCATCTCAGGTATTGATTGGTATAAGTGTAGCCCTAGTTGCTGCTACAGCAGGTTTTGGAATCACGAGTATATTACCCAAATCTCAGCAGCAGCCAACCACAAAGCCACTTTTTGAACAGCCAACCCCAGAACCAGGTGCAAAAGTACCTAACTTCGATAGTACATCCTCACCTCCGGGTGAAGAGAGAACCCAATCAGCACCCGTCTCTAATTCCAAGTCGCGCCGTCGCAATCGTCGTTCTTCCCCAGAAGAATCTTTCAGCCCCAACCCGACAGCAGAATCACAACGCGGCAATTTTGAACCTTCGCCTAGTGTTTCCCCCACACCCTCCCTAGTAGAGAAACTAAGGGCAATCCGCTCATCTCGAAAGGCTTCCCCCGCATCAGTACCACACAATAACTTACCCACTCCTAGTCAAGATTCTGCCTCCCCTCAACAGGTGAGTCCGTCAAAGCCTGTGGTTATACCAACAGCACCATCAACGGAATCCAAACAATCAGATCCTTCTGCTGTAGTAGTACCAACATTAGAAAAGCAAAATTCTCCGACTAATAGTCAACCCCAGAATGTTCAAAAGTTTGAGGAAAAGCCACAAGATGACAATAATTAGTCAATGTTAGATTTTAAATTTTGGTAAAGTAGTGCGGTAAGTCCAGACTGCGCTGACTCCTATTTAACTAATTACTTAGCTTGCTTCTCACTGGAGGCAATTATTACAAATTACGAATTAGTAATTATTTTAGGGAGAATTAAGCCTCTTTTGTACAACAACTTCCCCCTTCTGATTAATCTTCACCGGATTCTTGGGAAAAGCTTGATGATTCAAATAACGCATAAGTTTCACAGTCTCAAAACTCCGA
This Nostoc sp. C052 DNA region includes the following protein-coding sequences:
- a CDS encoding serine/threonine-protein kinase, which codes for MLAGTILQDGKYTLIQEIGRGGFGITFKATHHYLDQEVVMKTINERLRQHPDFAKFEGQFQDEARRLATCIHPNIVRVSDFFVEGGLPYMVMEYIPGETLGDAFILPGITLPEATAIHYIQQIGAALQVVHNNGLLHRDVKPDNIILRQGTQEVILIDFGIAREFNGGVRQTHTGLVSEGYSPIEQYLTQAPRTPATDVYGLAATLYALLTAQVPMPALLRDREQMPSPRELQPHLSAAVNQAVMRGMAVESRFRPATVAEWLQLLPGSGMNLTPQVLPTYAVPTVNLSAQQAATIIGKTAQNSLHRPSALGNSGIAKEAVLAKKLRSSQVLIGISVALVAATAGFGITSILPKSQQQPTTKPLFEQPTPEPGAKVPNFDSTSSPPGEERTQSAPVSNSKSRRRNRRSSPEESFSPNPTAESQRGNFEPSPSVSPTPSLVEKLRAIRSSRKASPASVPHNNLPTPSQDSASPQQVSPSKPVVIPTAPSTESKQSDPSAVVVPTLEKQNSPTNSQPQNVQKFEEKPQDDNN
- a CDS encoding ATP-dependent endonuclease, with protein sequence MSDNIKINSIKFSNFKALRDYSINLQGMNILVGPNNCGKSTIISAFRILDVALKKARSRKAERVPIPSGSFALGHRIPEENISVSLENIPTNYNNEDSKIEFNLTNKNKLILFFPNEGGCFLSWETRGTIVSTPAKFKDEFSLNVQVVPVLGPLEHNEIIVTEDTVKSSLNTHRASRHFRNYWRYFPEGWNDFANLVSRTWTGMKIQPPERIGVVDDKLAMFCSEDRIDREIYWAGFGFQVWCQLLTHLFRVREASIIVIDEPEIYLHPDVQRQLLGILRGLDADILLATHSVEMMGEADPSEILLVDKRRRSAHRLRDIEGVQQALETLGSAQNITLTQLARTRKVIFIEGINDYKLIRRFSRHFGYENLASGNDLTPFESGGFSSWDKVKALSWGLSKTLNANIPIVAVYDRDYFCDENINEIHQELNSQLKLAHIHKRKEIENYLLVPSVLERVLERAIKEREKRSQLFIERKETAKEILQRITEQEKTNIQAQYIARRNDFLKNTGKDSATITTETILRFEAKWKNLDERMEIVSGKHILRILRDEVQKLYSVNLTDIKIIDEFTRKEVPDDLSDLIEKLEIFRTSQ